A stretch of Henckelia pumila isolate YLH828 chromosome 4, ASM3356847v2, whole genome shotgun sequence DNA encodes these proteins:
- the LOC140860023 gene encoding protein MEI2-like 5 isoform X3, whose protein sequence is MALPAQSDYDDLVPFNVLFLQEVIPMEKQLKNVSGHKLPFSPSSSKEKNPWRLPSGTDVYHTSSDASLFSTSLPVIRHETFKFSESGQTGLPNDDDFPSLSKFRMGDEDRDPLEDLEPSAIGSGLPGDEDELFAGLMDDFDLTGLPTQLEDLDDDFFESGGGLEIESESHESLVNGISRLSTSDVTSGASAAHYGLANGAGTVSGEHPYGEHPSRTLFVRNINSNVEDSELKSLFEHFGDIRTLYTACKHRGFVMISYYDIRAARTAMRSLQNKPLRRRKLDIHFSIPKDNPSEKDVNQGTLVVFNLDASVSNDDLRQIFGAYGEIKEIRETPHKRHHKFIEFYDVRDADAALKALNRIDIAGKRIKLEPSRPGGARRSLIQQLSLEPDQDEALGFLHHVGSPIANSPPGSWQNFGSPVEHNSFHAYSPTMSNLVSLSPGGSNHLPGLASILPTHDSNSPKMAPIGKDPRRVSQVITKSETAQGAAYQHPYSVYDPKLSSSCDPVSPFGDSKLSSDGTLSGPQFLWGSPTITSEKLNSSPWSSSLKGRPFPLSKQGIGFPHTSPHGSFAGSGHHVGSAPSGIQLDRHFGFFPESPEPSYINQAAAFGVKNYGLNHGIHAVHLGSPGAASRGISFAGNFTESGSPSSRMIPLSRNGPLYFENGSFGGMGTIINDGLFDRARNRRAESGTHTENKRQYQLDLEKIVNGEDSRTTLMIKNIPNKYTSKMLLAAIDETHKGTYDFLYLPIDFKNKCNVGYAFINMVSPSHIVTFYQVFNGKKWEKFNSEKVASLAYARIQGKAGLVSHFQNSSLMNEDKRCRPIIFQSEGQGTGYLESFPSGNLNVFIRQPDGSYAGDSLDSPKDDSDEKL, encoded by the exons ATGGCTTTGCCAGCTCAGAGCGATTATGACGATTTGGTTCCTTTTAATGTTTTGTTTCTGCAGGAAGTGATTCCAATGGAGAAACAGTTGAAAAATGTTTCTG GTCATAAACTTCCATTCTCACCGTCATCTTCAAAAGAGAAAAATCCATGGAGACTTCCTAGCGGGACTGATGTATATCATACATCTAGTGAtgctagcttgttttctacctCGTTACCTGTCATACGACATGAGACAT ttaaatttagcgaatcCGGACAAACTGGCCTACCAAATGATGATGATTTTCCTAGCCTTAGTAAATTTCGTATGGGAGATGAAGATAGGGATCCACTCGAAGACCTCGAACCAAGTGCAATAGGAAGCGGTCTTCCAGGTGATGAAGATGAACTTTTCGCCGGTCTCATGGATGATTTCGATCTTACTGGGTTGCCGACTCAACTCGAGGATTTGGATGATGACTTCTTTGAAAGTGGAGGGGGTCTGGAAATAGAATCTGAAAGCCATGAGAGTTTAGTCAATGGTATATCACGGTTATCTACATCTGATGTTACCAGTGGAGCCAGTGCTGCTCATTATGGTTTGGCTAATGGCGCAGGAACTGTAAGTGGTGAGCATCCATACGGAGAGCACCCTTCAAGAACTTTATTTGTTCGGAATATCAACAGTAACGTGGAGGACTCTGAACTTAAGTCTCTCTTTGAG CATTTTGGAGATATCAGAACTCTCTATACTGCGTGCAAGCACAGGGGATTTGTGATGATATCTTACTATGATATCAGAGCTGCTCGAACTGCAATGCGTTCATTACAGAACAAGCCCCTGAGACGAAGAAAACTCGATATTCATTTTTCAATTCCAAAG GATAACCCATCAGAAAAGGATGTGAACCAAGGGACTCTGGTTGTTTTCAATTTGGATGCATCTGTGTCCAATGATGATCTTCGCCAAATATTTGGAGCTTATGGGGAAATTAAGGAG ATAAGGGAAACACCACACAAACGGCACCACAAGTTTATCGAGTTTTATGACGTAAGAGATGCGGATGCAGCTCTTAAGGCTTTAAATAGAATTGACATTGCTGGGAAGCGCATAAAACTTGAACCTAGCCGACCTGGTGGAGCTCGTAGAAG CTTAATTCAGCAGCTGAGTCTAGAGCCGGATCAAGATGAAGCCCTAGGTTTCCTGCATCATGTCGGTTCGCCCATAGCCAACTCTCCTCCAG GTAGCTGGCAAAATTTTGGCAGCCCAGTTGAGCACAATTCATTCCATGCATATAGTCCGACTATGTCTAATTTGGTAAGTCTTAGTCCTGGGGGAAGCAATCACTTGCCTGGGTTGGCCTCTATTCTTCCCACCCATGACTCGAACTCTCCGAAGATGGCCCCTATAGGTAAAGATCCCAGAAGGGTTAGCCAAGTAATTACTAAATCTGAGACAGCACAAGGAGCTGCATATCAGCATCCTTACTCTGTTTATGATCCCAAGTTAAGTTCGAGTTGTGATCCTGTCTCACCATTTGGTGATTCCAAGCTTTCGAGTGATGGAACGCTTTCTGGTCCTCAATTTCTCTGGGGAAGTCCTACTATCACCTCAGAAAAATTAAATTCTTCACCCTGGTCATCATCATTGAAAGGACGTCCATTCCCATTGAGCAAGCAAGGAATTGGTTTTCCACATACTAGTCCACATGGCTCGTTTGCTGGTTCAGGTCATCATGTGGGATCTGCTCCATCTGGTATTCAACTAGACAGGCATTTTGGATTTTTCCCAGAATCGCCAGAACCATCCTATATAAACCAAGCAGCAGCTTTTGGAGTAAAAAATTATGGTCTCAACCATGGTATTCATGCAGTGCATCTTGGTTCTCCTGGGGCTGCGAGCAGAGGAATTTCTTTTGCGGGAAACTTTACGGAAAGTGGTTCTCCTAGCTCCCGAATGATTCCACTGTCGAGAAACGGTCCTTTGTATTTTGAGAATGGCTCTTTTGGTGGCATGGGAACGATAATTAACGACGGACTGTTTGACCGGGCTCGGAATAGAAGGGCTGAGAGTGGTACCCATACGGAAAATAAAAGGCAGTATCAACTTGATTTGGAAAAGATCGTGAATGGTGAAGATAGCAGGACCACTTTGATGATTAAAAACATCCCAAACAA ATACACGTCGAAGATGCTGCTTGCAGCCATCGATGAAACCCACAAGGGTACATATGATTTTCTCTATTTACCGATCGATTTTAAG AATAAGTGCAATGTGGGGTATGCCTTCATAAATATGGTGTCTCCTTCACACATTGTGACTTTCTATCAG GTGTTTAATGGGAAGAAATGGGAAAAGTTCAATAGTGAAAAGGTTGCTTCCTTGGCATATGCAAGAATCCAAGGAAAGGCAGGTCTTGTCTCGCACTTCCAGAATTCGAGTTTAATGAATGAAGACAAACGCTGTCGACCAATTATTTTCCAGTCGGAGGGCCAAGGGACTGGTTACCTG GAATCTTTTCCATCTGGCAACTTGAATGTTTTTATACGTCAGCCAGATGGATCTTATGCTGGAGACTCCCTCGACAGCCCAAAGGACGATTCAGATGAGAAGCTGTAG
- the LOC140860023 gene encoding protein MEI2-like 2 isoform X6 has product MEKQLKNVSGHKLPFSPSSSKEKNPWRLPSGTDVYHTSSDASLFSTSLPVIRHETFKFSESGQTGLPNDDDFPSLSKFRMGDEDRDPLEDLEPSAIGSGLPGDEDELFAGLMDDFDLTGLPTQLEDLDDDFFESGGGLEIESESHESLVNGISRLSTSDVTSGASAAHYGLANGAGTVSGEHPYGEHPSRTLFVRNINSNVEDSELKSLFEHFGDIRTLYTACKHRGFVMISYYDIRAARTAMRSLQNKPLRRRKLDIHFSIPKDNPSEKDVNQGTLVVFNLDASVSNDDLRQIFGAYGEIKEIRETPHKRHHKFIEFYDVRDADAALKALNRIDIAGKRIKLEPSRPGGARRSLIQQLSLEPDQDEALGFLHHVGSPIANSPPGSWQNFGSPVEHNSFHAYSPTMSNLVSLSPGGSNHLPGLASILPTHDSNSPKMAPIGKDPRRVSQVITKSETAQGAAYQHPYSVYDPKLSSSCDPVSPFGDSKLSSDGTLSGPQFLWGSPTITSEKLNSSPWSSSLKGRPFPLSKQGIGFPHTSPHGSFAGSGHHVGSAPSGIQLDRHFGFFPESPEPSYINQAAAFGVKNYGLNHGIHAVHLGSPGAASRGISFAGNFTESGSPSSRMIPLSRNGPLYFENGSFGGMGTIINDGLFDRARNRRAESGTHTENKRQYQLDLEKIVNGEDSRTTLMIKNIPNKYTSKMLLAAIDETHKGTYDFLYLPIDFKNKCNVGYAFINMVSPSHIVTFYQVFNGKKWEKFNSEKVASLAYARIQGKAGLVSHFQNSSLMNEDKRCRPIIFQSEGQGTGYLESFPSGNLNVFIRQPDGSYAGDSLDSPKDDSDEKL; this is encoded by the exons ATGGAGAAACAGTTGAAAAATGTTTCTG GTCATAAACTTCCATTCTCACCGTCATCTTCAAAAGAGAAAAATCCATGGAGACTTCCTAGCGGGACTGATGTATATCATACATCTAGTGAtgctagcttgttttctacctCGTTACCTGTCATACGACATGAGACAT ttaaatttagcgaatcCGGACAAACTGGCCTACCAAATGATGATGATTTTCCTAGCCTTAGTAAATTTCGTATGGGAGATGAAGATAGGGATCCACTCGAAGACCTCGAACCAAGTGCAATAGGAAGCGGTCTTCCAGGTGATGAAGATGAACTTTTCGCCGGTCTCATGGATGATTTCGATCTTACTGGGTTGCCGACTCAACTCGAGGATTTGGATGATGACTTCTTTGAAAGTGGAGGGGGTCTGGAAATAGAATCTGAAAGCCATGAGAGTTTAGTCAATGGTATATCACGGTTATCTACATCTGATGTTACCAGTGGAGCCAGTGCTGCTCATTATGGTTTGGCTAATGGCGCAGGAACTGTAAGTGGTGAGCATCCATACGGAGAGCACCCTTCAAGAACTTTATTTGTTCGGAATATCAACAGTAACGTGGAGGACTCTGAACTTAAGTCTCTCTTTGAG CATTTTGGAGATATCAGAACTCTCTATACTGCGTGCAAGCACAGGGGATTTGTGATGATATCTTACTATGATATCAGAGCTGCTCGAACTGCAATGCGTTCATTACAGAACAAGCCCCTGAGACGAAGAAAACTCGATATTCATTTTTCAATTCCAAAG GATAACCCATCAGAAAAGGATGTGAACCAAGGGACTCTGGTTGTTTTCAATTTGGATGCATCTGTGTCCAATGATGATCTTCGCCAAATATTTGGAGCTTATGGGGAAATTAAGGAG ATAAGGGAAACACCACACAAACGGCACCACAAGTTTATCGAGTTTTATGACGTAAGAGATGCGGATGCAGCTCTTAAGGCTTTAAATAGAATTGACATTGCTGGGAAGCGCATAAAACTTGAACCTAGCCGACCTGGTGGAGCTCGTAGAAG CTTAATTCAGCAGCTGAGTCTAGAGCCGGATCAAGATGAAGCCCTAGGTTTCCTGCATCATGTCGGTTCGCCCATAGCCAACTCTCCTCCAG GTAGCTGGCAAAATTTTGGCAGCCCAGTTGAGCACAATTCATTCCATGCATATAGTCCGACTATGTCTAATTTGGTAAGTCTTAGTCCTGGGGGAAGCAATCACTTGCCTGGGTTGGCCTCTATTCTTCCCACCCATGACTCGAACTCTCCGAAGATGGCCCCTATAGGTAAAGATCCCAGAAGGGTTAGCCAAGTAATTACTAAATCTGAGACAGCACAAGGAGCTGCATATCAGCATCCTTACTCTGTTTATGATCCCAAGTTAAGTTCGAGTTGTGATCCTGTCTCACCATTTGGTGATTCCAAGCTTTCGAGTGATGGAACGCTTTCTGGTCCTCAATTTCTCTGGGGAAGTCCTACTATCACCTCAGAAAAATTAAATTCTTCACCCTGGTCATCATCATTGAAAGGACGTCCATTCCCATTGAGCAAGCAAGGAATTGGTTTTCCACATACTAGTCCACATGGCTCGTTTGCTGGTTCAGGTCATCATGTGGGATCTGCTCCATCTGGTATTCAACTAGACAGGCATTTTGGATTTTTCCCAGAATCGCCAGAACCATCCTATATAAACCAAGCAGCAGCTTTTGGAGTAAAAAATTATGGTCTCAACCATGGTATTCATGCAGTGCATCTTGGTTCTCCTGGGGCTGCGAGCAGAGGAATTTCTTTTGCGGGAAACTTTACGGAAAGTGGTTCTCCTAGCTCCCGAATGATTCCACTGTCGAGAAACGGTCCTTTGTATTTTGAGAATGGCTCTTTTGGTGGCATGGGAACGATAATTAACGACGGACTGTTTGACCGGGCTCGGAATAGAAGGGCTGAGAGTGGTACCCATACGGAAAATAAAAGGCAGTATCAACTTGATTTGGAAAAGATCGTGAATGGTGAAGATAGCAGGACCACTTTGATGATTAAAAACATCCCAAACAA ATACACGTCGAAGATGCTGCTTGCAGCCATCGATGAAACCCACAAGGGTACATATGATTTTCTCTATTTACCGATCGATTTTAAG AATAAGTGCAATGTGGGGTATGCCTTCATAAATATGGTGTCTCCTTCACACATTGTGACTTTCTATCAG GTGTTTAATGGGAAGAAATGGGAAAAGTTCAATAGTGAAAAGGTTGCTTCCTTGGCATATGCAAGAATCCAAGGAAAGGCAGGTCTTGTCTCGCACTTCCAGAATTCGAGTTTAATGAATGAAGACAAACGCTGTCGACCAATTATTTTCCAGTCGGAGGGCCAAGGGACTGGTTACCTG GAATCTTTTCCATCTGGCAACTTGAATGTTTTTATACGTCAGCCAGATGGATCTTATGCTGGAGACTCCCTCGACAGCCCAAAGGACGATTCAGATGAGAAGCTGTAG
- the LOC140860023 gene encoding protein MEI2-like 5 isoform X2 translates to MLNWVFKAQSDYDDLVPFNVLFLQEVIPMEKQLKNVSGHKLPFSPSSSKEKNPWRLPSGTDVYHTSSDASLFSTSLPVIRHETFKFSESGQTGLPNDDDFPSLSKFRMGDEDRDPLEDLEPSAIGSGLPGDEDELFAGLMDDFDLTGLPTQLEDLDDDFFESGGGLEIESESHESLVNGISRLSTSDVTSGASAAHYGLANGAGTVSGEHPYGEHPSRTLFVRNINSNVEDSELKSLFEHFGDIRTLYTACKHRGFVMISYYDIRAARTAMRSLQNKPLRRRKLDIHFSIPKDNPSEKDVNQGTLVVFNLDASVSNDDLRQIFGAYGEIKEIRETPHKRHHKFIEFYDVRDADAALKALNRIDIAGKRIKLEPSRPGGARRSLIQQLSLEPDQDEALGFLHHVGSPIANSPPGIWQNFGSPVEHNSFHAYSPTMSNLVSLSPGGSNHLPGLASILPTHDSNSPKMAPIGKDPRRVSQVITKSETAQGAAYQHPYSVYDPKLSSSCDPVSPFGDSKLSSDGTLSGPQFLWGSPTITSEKLNSSPWSSSLKGRPFPLSKQGIGFPHTSPHGSFAGSGHHVGSAPSGIQLDRHFGFFPESPEPSYINQAAAFGVKNYGLNHGIHAVHLGSPGAASRGISFAGNFTESGSPSSRMIPLSRNGPLYFENGSFGGMGTIINDGLFDRARNRRAESGTHTENKRQYQLDLEKIVNGEDSRTTLMIKNIPNKYTSKMLLAAIDETHKGTYDFLYLPIDFKNKCNVGYAFINMVSPSHIVTFYQVFNGKKWEKFNSEKVASLAYARIQGKAGLVSHFQNSSLMNEDKRCRPIIFQSEGQGTGYLESFPSGNLNVFIRQPDGSYAGDSLDSPKDDSDEKL, encoded by the exons ATGCTTAACTGGGTATTCAAAG CTCAGAGCGATTATGACGATTTGGTTCCTTTTAATGTTTTGTTTCTGCAGGAAGTGATTCCAATGGAGAAACAGTTGAAAAATGTTTCTG GTCATAAACTTCCATTCTCACCGTCATCTTCAAAAGAGAAAAATCCATGGAGACTTCCTAGCGGGACTGATGTATATCATACATCTAGTGAtgctagcttgttttctacctCGTTACCTGTCATACGACATGAGACAT ttaaatttagcgaatcCGGACAAACTGGCCTACCAAATGATGATGATTTTCCTAGCCTTAGTAAATTTCGTATGGGAGATGAAGATAGGGATCCACTCGAAGACCTCGAACCAAGTGCAATAGGAAGCGGTCTTCCAGGTGATGAAGATGAACTTTTCGCCGGTCTCATGGATGATTTCGATCTTACTGGGTTGCCGACTCAACTCGAGGATTTGGATGATGACTTCTTTGAAAGTGGAGGGGGTCTGGAAATAGAATCTGAAAGCCATGAGAGTTTAGTCAATGGTATATCACGGTTATCTACATCTGATGTTACCAGTGGAGCCAGTGCTGCTCATTATGGTTTGGCTAATGGCGCAGGAACTGTAAGTGGTGAGCATCCATACGGAGAGCACCCTTCAAGAACTTTATTTGTTCGGAATATCAACAGTAACGTGGAGGACTCTGAACTTAAGTCTCTCTTTGAG CATTTTGGAGATATCAGAACTCTCTATACTGCGTGCAAGCACAGGGGATTTGTGATGATATCTTACTATGATATCAGAGCTGCTCGAACTGCAATGCGTTCATTACAGAACAAGCCCCTGAGACGAAGAAAACTCGATATTCATTTTTCAATTCCAAAG GATAACCCATCAGAAAAGGATGTGAACCAAGGGACTCTGGTTGTTTTCAATTTGGATGCATCTGTGTCCAATGATGATCTTCGCCAAATATTTGGAGCTTATGGGGAAATTAAGGAG ATAAGGGAAACACCACACAAACGGCACCACAAGTTTATCGAGTTTTATGACGTAAGAGATGCGGATGCAGCTCTTAAGGCTTTAAATAGAATTGACATTGCTGGGAAGCGCATAAAACTTGAACCTAGCCGACCTGGTGGAGCTCGTAGAAG CTTAATTCAGCAGCTGAGTCTAGAGCCGGATCAAGATGAAGCCCTAGGTTTCCTGCATCATGTCGGTTCGCCCATAGCCAACTCTCCTCCAGGCAT CTGGCAAAATTTTGGCAGCCCAGTTGAGCACAATTCATTCCATGCATATAGTCCGACTATGTCTAATTTGGTAAGTCTTAGTCCTGGGGGAAGCAATCACTTGCCTGGGTTGGCCTCTATTCTTCCCACCCATGACTCGAACTCTCCGAAGATGGCCCCTATAGGTAAAGATCCCAGAAGGGTTAGCCAAGTAATTACTAAATCTGAGACAGCACAAGGAGCTGCATATCAGCATCCTTACTCTGTTTATGATCCCAAGTTAAGTTCGAGTTGTGATCCTGTCTCACCATTTGGTGATTCCAAGCTTTCGAGTGATGGAACGCTTTCTGGTCCTCAATTTCTCTGGGGAAGTCCTACTATCACCTCAGAAAAATTAAATTCTTCACCCTGGTCATCATCATTGAAAGGACGTCCATTCCCATTGAGCAAGCAAGGAATTGGTTTTCCACATACTAGTCCACATGGCTCGTTTGCTGGTTCAGGTCATCATGTGGGATCTGCTCCATCTGGTATTCAACTAGACAGGCATTTTGGATTTTTCCCAGAATCGCCAGAACCATCCTATATAAACCAAGCAGCAGCTTTTGGAGTAAAAAATTATGGTCTCAACCATGGTATTCATGCAGTGCATCTTGGTTCTCCTGGGGCTGCGAGCAGAGGAATTTCTTTTGCGGGAAACTTTACGGAAAGTGGTTCTCCTAGCTCCCGAATGATTCCACTGTCGAGAAACGGTCCTTTGTATTTTGAGAATGGCTCTTTTGGTGGCATGGGAACGATAATTAACGACGGACTGTTTGACCGGGCTCGGAATAGAAGGGCTGAGAGTGGTACCCATACGGAAAATAAAAGGCAGTATCAACTTGATTTGGAAAAGATCGTGAATGGTGAAGATAGCAGGACCACTTTGATGATTAAAAACATCCCAAACAA ATACACGTCGAAGATGCTGCTTGCAGCCATCGATGAAACCCACAAGGGTACATATGATTTTCTCTATTTACCGATCGATTTTAAG AATAAGTGCAATGTGGGGTATGCCTTCATAAATATGGTGTCTCCTTCACACATTGTGACTTTCTATCAG GTGTTTAATGGGAAGAAATGGGAAAAGTTCAATAGTGAAAAGGTTGCTTCCTTGGCATATGCAAGAATCCAAGGAAAGGCAGGTCTTGTCTCGCACTTCCAGAATTCGAGTTTAATGAATGAAGACAAACGCTGTCGACCAATTATTTTCCAGTCGGAGGGCCAAGGGACTGGTTACCTG GAATCTTTTCCATCTGGCAACTTGAATGTTTTTATACGTCAGCCAGATGGATCTTATGCTGGAGACTCCCTCGACAGCCCAAAGGACGATTCAGATGAGAAGCTGTAG
- the LOC140860023 gene encoding protein MEI2-like 5 isoform X1, with protein sequence MLNWVFKAQSDYDDLVPFNVLFLQEVIPMEKQLKNVSGHKLPFSPSSSKEKNPWRLPSGTDVYHTSSDASLFSTSLPVIRHETFKFSESGQTGLPNDDDFPSLSKFRMGDEDRDPLEDLEPSAIGSGLPGDEDELFAGLMDDFDLTGLPTQLEDLDDDFFESGGGLEIESESHESLVNGISRLSTSDVTSGASAAHYGLANGAGTVSGEHPYGEHPSRTLFVRNINSNVEDSELKSLFEHFGDIRTLYTACKHRGFVMISYYDIRAARTAMRSLQNKPLRRRKLDIHFSIPKDNPSEKDVNQGTLVVFNLDASVSNDDLRQIFGAYGEIKEIRETPHKRHHKFIEFYDVRDADAALKALNRIDIAGKRIKLEPSRPGGARRSLIQQLSLEPDQDEALGFLHHVGSPIANSPPGSWQNFGSPVEHNSFHAYSPTMSNLVSLSPGGSNHLPGLASILPTHDSNSPKMAPIGKDPRRVSQVITKSETAQGAAYQHPYSVYDPKLSSSCDPVSPFGDSKLSSDGTLSGPQFLWGSPTITSEKLNSSPWSSSLKGRPFPLSKQGIGFPHTSPHGSFAGSGHHVGSAPSGIQLDRHFGFFPESPEPSYINQAAAFGVKNYGLNHGIHAVHLGSPGAASRGISFAGNFTESGSPSSRMIPLSRNGPLYFENGSFGGMGTIINDGLFDRARNRRAESGTHTENKRQYQLDLEKIVNGEDSRTTLMIKNIPNKYTSKMLLAAIDETHKGTYDFLYLPIDFKNKCNVGYAFINMVSPSHIVTFYQVFNGKKWEKFNSEKVASLAYARIQGKAGLVSHFQNSSLMNEDKRCRPIIFQSEGQGTGYLESFPSGNLNVFIRQPDGSYAGDSLDSPKDDSDEKL encoded by the exons ATGCTTAACTGGGTATTCAAAG CTCAGAGCGATTATGACGATTTGGTTCCTTTTAATGTTTTGTTTCTGCAGGAAGTGATTCCAATGGAGAAACAGTTGAAAAATGTTTCTG GTCATAAACTTCCATTCTCACCGTCATCTTCAAAAGAGAAAAATCCATGGAGACTTCCTAGCGGGACTGATGTATATCATACATCTAGTGAtgctagcttgttttctacctCGTTACCTGTCATACGACATGAGACAT ttaaatttagcgaatcCGGACAAACTGGCCTACCAAATGATGATGATTTTCCTAGCCTTAGTAAATTTCGTATGGGAGATGAAGATAGGGATCCACTCGAAGACCTCGAACCAAGTGCAATAGGAAGCGGTCTTCCAGGTGATGAAGATGAACTTTTCGCCGGTCTCATGGATGATTTCGATCTTACTGGGTTGCCGACTCAACTCGAGGATTTGGATGATGACTTCTTTGAAAGTGGAGGGGGTCTGGAAATAGAATCTGAAAGCCATGAGAGTTTAGTCAATGGTATATCACGGTTATCTACATCTGATGTTACCAGTGGAGCCAGTGCTGCTCATTATGGTTTGGCTAATGGCGCAGGAACTGTAAGTGGTGAGCATCCATACGGAGAGCACCCTTCAAGAACTTTATTTGTTCGGAATATCAACAGTAACGTGGAGGACTCTGAACTTAAGTCTCTCTTTGAG CATTTTGGAGATATCAGAACTCTCTATACTGCGTGCAAGCACAGGGGATTTGTGATGATATCTTACTATGATATCAGAGCTGCTCGAACTGCAATGCGTTCATTACAGAACAAGCCCCTGAGACGAAGAAAACTCGATATTCATTTTTCAATTCCAAAG GATAACCCATCAGAAAAGGATGTGAACCAAGGGACTCTGGTTGTTTTCAATTTGGATGCATCTGTGTCCAATGATGATCTTCGCCAAATATTTGGAGCTTATGGGGAAATTAAGGAG ATAAGGGAAACACCACACAAACGGCACCACAAGTTTATCGAGTTTTATGACGTAAGAGATGCGGATGCAGCTCTTAAGGCTTTAAATAGAATTGACATTGCTGGGAAGCGCATAAAACTTGAACCTAGCCGACCTGGTGGAGCTCGTAGAAG CTTAATTCAGCAGCTGAGTCTAGAGCCGGATCAAGATGAAGCCCTAGGTTTCCTGCATCATGTCGGTTCGCCCATAGCCAACTCTCCTCCAG GTAGCTGGCAAAATTTTGGCAGCCCAGTTGAGCACAATTCATTCCATGCATATAGTCCGACTATGTCTAATTTGGTAAGTCTTAGTCCTGGGGGAAGCAATCACTTGCCTGGGTTGGCCTCTATTCTTCCCACCCATGACTCGAACTCTCCGAAGATGGCCCCTATAGGTAAAGATCCCAGAAGGGTTAGCCAAGTAATTACTAAATCTGAGACAGCACAAGGAGCTGCATATCAGCATCCTTACTCTGTTTATGATCCCAAGTTAAGTTCGAGTTGTGATCCTGTCTCACCATTTGGTGATTCCAAGCTTTCGAGTGATGGAACGCTTTCTGGTCCTCAATTTCTCTGGGGAAGTCCTACTATCACCTCAGAAAAATTAAATTCTTCACCCTGGTCATCATCATTGAAAGGACGTCCATTCCCATTGAGCAAGCAAGGAATTGGTTTTCCACATACTAGTCCACATGGCTCGTTTGCTGGTTCAGGTCATCATGTGGGATCTGCTCCATCTGGTATTCAACTAGACAGGCATTTTGGATTTTTCCCAGAATCGCCAGAACCATCCTATATAAACCAAGCAGCAGCTTTTGGAGTAAAAAATTATGGTCTCAACCATGGTATTCATGCAGTGCATCTTGGTTCTCCTGGGGCTGCGAGCAGAGGAATTTCTTTTGCGGGAAACTTTACGGAAAGTGGTTCTCCTAGCTCCCGAATGATTCCACTGTCGAGAAACGGTCCTTTGTATTTTGAGAATGGCTCTTTTGGTGGCATGGGAACGATAATTAACGACGGACTGTTTGACCGGGCTCGGAATAGAAGGGCTGAGAGTGGTACCCATACGGAAAATAAAAGGCAGTATCAACTTGATTTGGAAAAGATCGTGAATGGTGAAGATAGCAGGACCACTTTGATGATTAAAAACATCCCAAACAA ATACACGTCGAAGATGCTGCTTGCAGCCATCGATGAAACCCACAAGGGTACATATGATTTTCTCTATTTACCGATCGATTTTAAG AATAAGTGCAATGTGGGGTATGCCTTCATAAATATGGTGTCTCCTTCACACATTGTGACTTTCTATCAG GTGTTTAATGGGAAGAAATGGGAAAAGTTCAATAGTGAAAAGGTTGCTTCCTTGGCATATGCAAGAATCCAAGGAAAGGCAGGTCTTGTCTCGCACTTCCAGAATTCGAGTTTAATGAATGAAGACAAACGCTGTCGACCAATTATTTTCCAGTCGGAGGGCCAAGGGACTGGTTACCTG GAATCTTTTCCATCTGGCAACTTGAATGTTTTTATACGTCAGCCAGATGGATCTTATGCTGGAGACTCCCTCGACAGCCCAAAGGACGATTCAGATGAGAAGCTGTAG